One segment of Micrococcales bacterium DNA contains the following:
- a CDS encoding ADP-ribosylglycohydrolase family protein, which produces YGARFRHWLVMDTPKPYDSCGNGSAMRVAAVGWLCHSPEQVCRWASVTARVTHNHPEGIKGAAATALAIYLARTGATKAQIKAQIEKRFDYDLSRSLDQIRPGYRRFETCQATVPEAITAFLESTGFEDTVRLAVSLGGDSDTLAAIAGSIAQAAYGIPSDLVDQARRRLDQPLLEVIEAFDQVVSDAPQPPVI; this is translated from the coding sequence TACGGCGCCCGGTTCCGCCACTGGCTGGTCATGGACACACCTAAGCCATATGACTCCTGCGGCAACGGCTCGGCCATGCGGGTGGCGGCTGTGGGCTGGCTCTGCCACTCACCGGAGCAGGTTTGCCGCTGGGCCAGCGTCACCGCGCGGGTGACACACAACCATCCCGAGGGCATCAAAGGCGCCGCCGCCACCGCTCTGGCCATCTACCTGGCTCGCACCGGGGCGACCAAAGCGCAGATCAAGGCCCAGATCGAAAAGCGTTTTGACTATGACCTGAGCCGTAGCTTGGACCAAATACGGCCCGGCTACCGGCGTTTCGAAACCTGCCAAGCCACCGTGCCCGAGGCCATAACGGCCTTCCTCGAATCGACCGGCTTTGAAGACACCGTGCGTCTGGCGGTGTCGCTGGGAGGCGATTCCGACACGCTGGCGGCCATCGCCGGTTCAATCGCACAGGCCGCCTATGGCATCCCGTCTGATCTTGTCGACCAGGCCAGGCGTCGCCTAGACCAGCCGCTGCTTGAAGTGATCGAAGCCTTTGACCAGGTGGTGTCAGATGCGCCTCAGCCTCCGGTAATCTGA
- a CDS encoding GNAT family N-acetyltransferase gives MTGPSRKPHLLPRGERIRAPFELRLPPARHQLEWRALDSRDAAQFASLEAQNSGQIASEEAPIPWDVVIAPGPDGEPCTLGGFDQAGVLRAAVALQLWPPAESGTVLVRGVVDPDWAGRGIGRALMAWEEGRARQILAGLPGNGPACLVTYVDETAASHRRLVMAAGFSTWRSYYRLRRDLQAPIPHFDLPDGMLWRAKDQVDPEEVRQVYNVASADGWAPGPMLKGQWDRRWDDYRPEWSRLVVDGSTLEVVGFSLVIQREESWTGQPRQETLIHRLAVAPSHRGRGIGRALISNTLRAVGESGLRFCASLVDPEMPNASTAMHEAFGFSPTGQVIVYTLDL, from the coding sequence GTGACGGGGCCATCACGCAAGCCGCATCTTCTGCCGCGCGGCGAACGCATCAGGGCACCATTTGAGTTGCGCCTGCCACCAGCTCGCCATCAATTGGAGTGGCGCGCTCTGGACAGCCGTGACGCCGCCCAATTTGCCTCCTTAGAGGCGCAGAACTCCGGTCAGATTGCCTCCGAAGAAGCGCCCATCCCGTGGGATGTGGTGATTGCGCCAGGGCCCGATGGCGAACCATGCACCCTGGGCGGGTTCGACCAGGCTGGGGTTTTGCGAGCGGCGGTGGCCTTGCAGCTGTGGCCGCCGGCCGAATCCGGCACCGTTCTGGTGCGCGGCGTGGTTGACCCGGACTGGGCCGGGCGCGGCATTGGTCGCGCCTTGATGGCCTGGGAGGAAGGCCGAGCCCGGCAAATCCTGGCCGGGCTGCCGGGTAACGGGCCGGCCTGCCTGGTGACCTACGTCGATGAAACGGCCGCCAGCCACCGCCGTTTGGTCATGGCGGCTGGCTTTTCGACTTGGCGCAGTTACTACCGCCTGAGGCGTGACCTGCAAGCCCCAATCCCGCATTTCGACCTACCGGACGGAATGCTTTGGCGAGCCAAGGACCAGGTTGATCCAGAAGAGGTCCGCCAGGTTTACAACGTTGCCTCAGCCGATGGTTGGGCGCCAGGCCCAATGCTCAAGGGTCAATGGGACCGGCGCTGGGATGACTACCGCCCAGAATGGTCCAGGCTGGTAGTCGACGGGTCCACCTTGGAAGTTGTCGGTTTTTCCTTGGTCATTCAACGCGAGGAAAGCTGGACCGGCCAACCCCGGCAGGAGACCCTGATCCACCGCCTGGCCGTGGCGCCGTCCCACCGCGGGCGTGGCATTGGCCGGGCCTTGATCTCAAATACGCTGCGGGCAGTAGGAGAATCCGGGCTGCGTTTTTGTGCCTCGCTGGTTGACCCGGAAATGCCGAACGCTTCAACCGCCATGCACGAGGCCTTCGGTTTCTCGCCCACCGGCCAAGTTATTGTCTACACCCTCGACCTCTAG